In Miscanthus floridulus cultivar M001 chromosome 8, ASM1932011v1, whole genome shotgun sequence, the sequence TCATCTCGGGCGTGCCGCCGTTCTCCTCGTAGGCAGCGCGGAGGCGGCCGATGAGCGCGTCGAGGGAGCCCCACGCTTGGCGCAgcgggcacgggcacggcgcGGGCGGGTTGGGGTGCCCGTAGAAGGGGCACACCGGCGTGTGCACCTTGGTCTTGCCGAACTGATCCATGTACTTGAGGAACTCCAGCACGTGCGCGCCGCTACACCGCGACAGCGACAGCGGCGGCCGGTGGTTGCGCAGGTACTGCCCGAACGTGTTCCAGTCCCGGCGCTTCTGGGACTCGTACCGGCTCAGCGACGGCGACGAGCTGGACGGCGACGGcccacctcctcctccccccaCGGAGGATCCGAGGGCCGCAGCACCCGACGACGACGAGCCGGCCCCCGACGCCCCGGTGCCTCCGGAGAAGATGACGGCC encodes:
- the LOC136478301 gene encoding protein G1-like6, whose product is MDHHHHHHHHHHHMIPGQEPSAADGAAPDSFFLGPAAAVIFSGGTGASGAGSSSSGAAALGSSVGGGGGGPSPSSSSPSLSRYESQKRRDWNTFGQYLRNHRPPLSLSRCSGAHVLEFLKYMDQFGKTKVHTPVCPFYGHPNPPAPCPCPLRQAWGSLDALIGRLRAAYEENGGTPEMNPFGARAVRLYLREVREAQARARGISYEKKKRKKPSAASAAAAGPSSEGSPPPGPSGGGGGPDTSASPQFIMP